Sequence from the Christiangramia fulva genome:
TCGTGTGCTTTTTTCCGCAGATTTTCACTGGATTTTTTAATAATGGCAAGTAGCAGTTCTTTTTGTTTGTCGGGAATTTCCAGAGAGCCATTTTCGATCTTTTCCTTTAAAACCACAAGATCGTGATCGTCACCGAGAAAATTTGCAAGGCTATGTACCTCATCTTCCCAGGCGTCGAAAAGATTTGGCCATGCGTCTTCCAGGAGGCGTAACTGGTACCACAAATATTTCACTCGCTTCCGCCATTCATGATACACTGCGGCAGTAGGTTCTTCTTCAGCTTTCAACATTGCCTTGCGCCCACGTTTATAGACCCTTTTAATGCTGGGAAGGATTATTTGAATATCATCTTTTTCCACCGGCCAGGTTACCTTTTTTTTGGATGCCAGCCTTAACTGCCGGGGGATATATTCTGAAAAGAATTTTTTTTCTTTTAATTCCTCTTCCAGTTTATCTCGTAGAGCTTGGATTTCTTTGGTAAGCGAATTAAAAAAATTCGCATATAGGTGATCGCCGTAACTTTGTCTCAGGGCTTGGATGGTCTCCAGGTGAGCGGTAAGATCTCTTAATTCAGAAAGTTCTCTTCCAAAATCCCGGTAGAAAATATTTATGTTCTTATAATTTTCTTCTCCCATTTCATCTCGCACAAGTCTCGCGAGGGCACGGATCTTCTTAAAGCGCTTTCGAATATTATGCACGGCTTCATGAATGTTCATTTCATCAATAGACTTTAGGGAAGCATTGACTTCATCTTCGGCTACCGTTACGATATTTTTCTTGAGTGAAAGGCCTGGCTGTAATTTGTAGTTCATTCTAAAAATTTATTTTAAGATACCTAATTAGAATAATCGTAAGGGTTATAGATTTATTAAAATTTTCACAGAACACGGCTTAAAAAATTGAAATACAGATATTTAAAAATAATTTTATTATATTTATAATAAATCAGAATTACTTCCCTACAGGTTTTCACAATATTTTTATCATGAGAAGACATATTTTAATTGGGGTATTCGTATGTTTTATTTTAACTAATTGCTCAAAAGACAATAAGGAGTTACCTGGCTCTGGTCAAGAGGAGTCAAACTTAGTTCTTTCTACAAAAGAACTATTTCAAACCAGTTTCTTGCCCACTTTTACAAATTATTTCGGAAGAGACATAGGTACTCATACCTATAGGGGTGCATCTTTAGCCGTGGATTGGAAACATGAATATGATGAAAAGGGAAGGTTAGCCAAATCTGTAATGTATGAAAAATATCCTTCCAGGGTTTTAAAAGAAATATCATTTTCAGATTATTCTGCAGATGACCTAAGTATGAAAGTTAAGATTAAAATCTTCACATATTTTCTTTCTTTTCCCTTGGTAGATGAGAAGTTTTATGCTTTAGAGTTAAATGATGATTTTTCTTTAAAAAAATTGACAGATGAAGATGGAAGTTACCGGACTTTTGATGAACTCAATTCTCAAAATTTTGTTACGAAATTAGGTTATGTGGTACCTGACGGAGTAAAATTATGGACCACTAATTATGCGTACGATGAAAAAGGAAATGTTACTAAATACACGAGTGATTATCATCAATATTATATGACAAATGCTTCAGTGGATTATACCTATACTGATTTTGGTGATCCCAAAAGTTACTATTTTCAGAATGAGGAGGGTCTATTTAGTAAAGTGGAATATTTTTACAGAGAAGATAATACTTTGGAAAAACTAGAAGAAGAATTTAAGGATGGAGAGGAAAGTTTTGGGACTAAAATTTATACTTATGACTTAAATGAAAAATATTTAACTAGAATAACAAATTTTGGTGATGGTTCTAAAAATGTAATTAATTACAATGAAAATGAAATAATAATCGAAGATTTTGAAGCGAATGGCCTATTATCAAAAGTAGATATTTATAAAAATCAGGAGGAAAATTACTTTTTGAGGATGCATAAAGAATACCTTAATGGAAGTATTCATCTAATTCAGTATTTTACTTCCAATGGTGATCTAGATTACACAGAATATTATGATGAAAATGGAAATTTAGCTGAAACCGTTTACGAATAAAGAAATATTCTATAAAGATAAAAGCAGCATTTAAAAATGCTGCTTTTTTATTGGACGGAGTTTAAAACTCCAAAATATGCTGATGCCTCGTAAGATCTTCAAAAGTTTCACGCTCTCTTATAAGGTGGGCTTTTCCCTTGTACCATAAAACTTCAGGCGGGCGATATCTTGAATTAAAATTGCTGGCCATAGAGTAGCAATAGGCACCGGCATTGCTGAAACATAGAAGATCTCCTTCGCGAATTTCAGAAATCTGCCGATTGTTTCCGAAAGTATCGGTTTCGCAGATGTATCCTACCACACTGTAATAACGTGTTTTCGCATCAGGGTTGGAGATGTTCTCTATGTCGTGATGCGCTCCATAGAACATAGGGCGAATAAGATGGTTAAAACCGGTGTCAATTCCGGCAAAAACTGTTGAGGTGGTTTGCTTGATAACATTCACTTTTGCCAGGAATTTACCCGCCTCACTTACCAAATATTTTCCCGGTTCAAATACCAGCGCGACTTCCTTGCCATAAGATTTGCAGAAAACCTCGAATTTTTTGGTAAGCTGTTTTCCCAAATCCTCAATATCTGTTTCAATATCACCTTCGCGATAAGGTACTTTAAAACCACTTCCGAAATCGATAAATTCCAGGTCTTTGAATTGTTGGGCGGTTTCAAAAAGAATTTCAGAAGCATACAGAAAAACACCAATATCAAGAATGTCGCTTCCTGTGTGCATATGGATGCCGTTGATCCGCATACCTGTATTTTCAACTATTCTGAGCAAATGTGGCATCTGGTGAATGCTAATTCCAAATTTTGAATCGATATGGCCAACAGATATTTTAGAATTACCTCCCGCCATCACATGCGGATTAATTCGGATACATACCGGAACTTTTGGATGCCTGCTCCCAAATTGTTCAAGAATAGACAAATTATCAATATTGATCTGGGCTCCCAGGTGCATCACCTCTTCGATCTCTTCAAGGGAAACTCCGTTGGGTGTATAAATGATCTTTGACGGATCTACGCCTGCTTCCAGTCCTAATTTCACTTCCTGCACCGAAACGGTATCTAATCCGCAGCCCAGTGAATTTAAGAGTTTCAGAATAGAAATATTCGAAAGCGCCTTTACCGCATAATGAATTCTTAGTTCGTTTACTTTAAAAGCGCTGGTAAGTCTGTTATACTGACTAATGATTTTTTCAGCGTCGTAAACATATACCGGACTCCCAAATTCTTCTGCAACGGAAAGCAGCTCCTTATTTGTCATTTTATTCAGATTTTGCGGCAAAAATACATGAGTTATGCAATGTCAGGCAAGGCATATCTCAAATATAACCGATTTATTTTTTTTGTAATATCTGAAAATTTAAGAACTGCTGCTAATTTCCATATTTTCAGAAGTTTTCTTTTTCCGAAGATAAATAATGCCAAAACCAATAAGAATTCCTATTGCAGCCATAGCCGCCCCCACATATTGGGCGGAAACGATCCCATACCCGAAGGCGATGGGCAGTCCGGCCAGGTAAGCCCCGCTGGCATTCCCCATATTAAAGGCACTTTGGTTTAGCGAAGATCCCAGCATTTCTGACCCTTTGGCGGTATTGATCACCGCCATTTGTATGGGAGTTGCGACACATAAAGCGATTACCGGTAACAAAAATGTCATTACAAGCACACCAATTTTGTCGTAAGCCAAAAAGGTATTCGAAAGAAGGCCGATTACCATCAGGCTCAAAGCGATCAGAACCGCGTTTAAAGGCTTGAAAATTTCGGCGAGTTTGGCTCCCAGAAGATTTCCGACAACCATTCCAAGTCCGGCCAGGATCATCGCATAGCTAACGATACTTTCAGGGTGACCGGCAACATCGGTGATCAAAGGCGCGATATAACTGTACCAGGCAAAAAATCCGCCGGTGCCAATAGTGGTGAGCAGGATCATCATCCATAGTTCAGGTCGTTTAAGAGCTTTTACATCAGCACGAAACCCGTTTCCGGTAGCTTTTGGCAATTCAGGCATCCAGAGTTTTATACTTGTAACAGCGAATACTCCAACCACTCCCACGGCCATAAAAGAAACACTCCAGTCAAAATTCTGTCCCAGCCAGGTGCCCAGGGGAACTCCTAAAACATTTGCGACGGTAAGTCCGGTGAACATCATGGCTATCGCCT
This genomic interval carries:
- a CDS encoding CHAD domain-containing protein, which encodes MNYKLQPGLSLKKNIVTVAEDEVNASLKSIDEMNIHEAVHNIRKRFKKIRALARLVRDEMGEENYKNINIFYRDFGRELSELRDLTAHLETIQALRQSYGDHLYANFFNSLTKEIQALRDKLEEELKEKKFFSEYIPRQLRLASKKKVTWPVEKDDIQIILPSIKRVYKRGRKAMLKAEEEPTAAVYHEWRKRVKYLWYQLRLLEDAWPNLFDAWEDEVHSLANFLGDDHDLVVLKEKIENGSLEIPDKQKELLLAIIKKSSENLRKKAHEIGKLIYAEEPKTFKNRIKNYAENGWK
- the lysA gene encoding diaminopimelate decarboxylase is translated as MTNKELLSVAEEFGSPVYVYDAEKIISQYNRLTSAFKVNELRIHYAVKALSNISILKLLNSLGCGLDTVSVQEVKLGLEAGVDPSKIIYTPNGVSLEEIEEVMHLGAQINIDNLSILEQFGSRHPKVPVCIRINPHVMAGGNSKISVGHIDSKFGISIHQMPHLLRIVENTGMRINGIHMHTGSDILDIGVFLYASEILFETAQQFKDLEFIDFGSGFKVPYREGDIETDIEDLGKQLTKKFEVFCKSYGKEVALVFEPGKYLVSEAGKFLAKVNVIKQTTSTVFAGIDTGFNHLIRPMFYGAHHDIENISNPDAKTRYYSVVGYICETDTFGNNRQISEIREGDLLCFSNAGAYCYSMASNFNSRYRPPEVLWYKGKAHLIRERETFEDLTRHQHILEF
- a CDS encoding MFS transporter, which gives rise to MKKAILALAIGGFGIGMTEFVIMGILPEVASAFNISIPTAGHFISAYALGVVVGAPILTAVASKWEAHKVLLGLMLWFTVFNSLSAFANSYYLLLISRFLSGLPHGAFFGIGAVVAGKLAKPGKDAQAIAMMFTGLTVANVLGVPLGTWLGQNFDWSVSFMAVGVVGVFAVTSIKLWMPELPKATGNGFRADVKALKRPELWMMILLTTIGTGGFFAWYSYIAPLITDVAGHPESIVSYAMILAGLGMVVGNLLGAKLAEIFKPLNAVLIALSLMVIGLLSNTFLAYDKIGVLVMTFLLPVIALCVATPIQMAVINTAKGSEMLGSSLNQSAFNMGNASGAYLAGLPIAFGYGIVSAQYVGAAMAAIGILIGFGIIYLRKKKTSENMEISSSS